TATGACAAGCACAACACTATTGGCCAAGACTGTGTAGCCATGTGTGTTAATGACATCATTGCAGCGGGGGCTGAACCTCTTTATTTCCTAGACTACATTGCAACGGGTAAGAATGAACCTGCTAAACTGGAGCAGGTGGTTGCTGGTGTGGCTGAAGGCTGTGTCCAAGCTGGTGCTGGTCTGATTGGCGGCGAAACAGCCGAAATGCCCGGTATGTATGGCGAAGACGATTACGACTTGGCTGGTTTTGCGGTCGGTGTGGCTGAAAAATCACAAATCATCGACGGCTCAAAAGTCAAAGAAGGTGATATGCTTTTAGGTCTGGCTTCCAGCGGTATTCATTCAAACGGTTATTCGCTTGTCCGCCGTGTCTTTGCAGACTATACTGGTGAGGAAGAACTGCCAGAATTGGAAGGTAAAAAACTCAAAGATGTCTTACTTGAACCTACTCGTATCTATGTCAAAGCAGCTCTGCCATTGATTAAGGAAGAATTAGTCAACGGTATTGCCCACATCACAGGTGGCGGCTTTATCGAAAATGTCCCACGTATGTTTGGGGACGATTTGGCAGCCGAAATCGAAGAAGACAAGGTGCCAGTTCTGCCAATCTTCAAGGCGCTTGAAAAATATGGTGAGCTGAAGCACGACGAAATGTTTGAAATCTTCAACATGGGTATCGGGCTCATGCTGGCTGTCAGTCCTGAAAAGGTTGACCGTGTCAAGGAAGTCCTTGATGAGCCTGTTTATGAGCTTGGGCGTATCGTGAAAAAAGCTGACGCAAGTGTGGTGATCAAATAATGAGCAAAAAAATTGCTGTTTTCGCTTCTGGTAATGGGTCAAATTTTCAGGTCATCGGCGAGCAATTCCCAGTAGAATTTGTTTTCTCTGACCATCGTGATGCCTATGTCTTGGAGCGTGCTAAAAATCTCGGTATCAAAAGTTACGCATTTGAACTCAAGGAATTTGACAACAAAATTGCCTATGAGCAGGCTATCATTGACCTCTTGGAAAAATATGCTATTGATCTTGTTTGCCTAGCTGGTTACATGAAAATCGTTGGCCCAACCTTGCTGGCTGCCTATCAAGGTCGCATTATCAATATCCATCCAGCCTATTTGCCAGAATTTCCAGGTGCTCATGGTATCGAAGATGCCTGGAATGCCGGTGTCACTGAGAGCGGAGTGACCATTCACTGGGTGGACTCAGGTGTGGATACTGGCAAGGTCATTAAACAAGTCCGTGTCCCACGGCTAGTTCATGACACGATTGAAAGTTTTGAAGAACGCATTCATGCTGCTGAGTATCAGCTCTATCCTCAAGTGCTGGAGAGTTTAGGGATCGAGAGAAGATAAGAAGGTAGTGAGAGATGATTTTATGGTAAAGGTAAAGACCTGTTCATAAACTATTTCTATCAGGGTTGGTAAATCATGAGTAGGGGCGTTAGCTAAGGAGAATTTTATGGGTCTATTTGATTTTTTTAAGAAGAAATCTTCCAGTGAAGAGACACCAATTGAAGATGGAGATAAGACTGTTGTTAAATCTGAAGATACAGATGATAGCGCTCCAGGATGGGAAGCGATTGATGCAGAATTTGATCGTTTATATCCTGATCAGCCCAATCCTCTTCATTATGGGACGGTTGTCAAGTATATGTTTGGGGGTCCAGATCCGCTTGACGGTATAAGTGTCTACGATGCGGGAGATTTTTGGCATTTTGTCAGCTATGGCCTGTCGGAGTTATATACAAAAGAAAGCACCGACTCAGAATACAGTGGTTATGGGATTGAATTGACTTTTAAGTTAAAGAAATCTACTAATGACGAAGAAGAAATCAAAAATGGCTGTGGTTTATTGCAGTATGTTGCAAGATATATTTTTAAAACAGGAAAAGTAGTTTTACCAGAAGAATATATTTATATGAAGCAAACGGTAGGAATCGATATCCAGCAGAAATCTAAACTGACAGGTTTTCTGACCGCTAGTGACAATCTAGCTAAGCCTCTAGATACTCCTCATGGAAAAGTAGAATTTGTCACTCTGATTGGTGCGACAGATGCAGAACTGCGAAGTGTTTATGAAAGTGAAACAAGTAAGCTTGAGGTAAGGAAATTGTTGCAAGAGCTTGGAAATCAGATTACAGACTATAATCGCCAGTCCTTAGTTTAGATAATTTGAAGGAATCTATTGATAAAATGAAAGGAAAAAACATGACTAAACGCGCACTTATCAGCGTCTCAGACAAATCGGGCATTGTTGACTTTGCTCAAGAATTGAAAAACTTGGGTTGGGAAATTGTCTCAACCGGTGGAACTAAGGTTGCCCTTGACAAGGCAGGGATTGACACCATCGCTATTGACGACGTGACTGGCTTTCCTGAAATGATGGATGGTCGTGTCAAGACTCTTCACCCAAACATTCATGGCGGTCTATTGGCGCGCCGCGACCTTGATAGTCATGTTAATGCTATGAAGGAACATGGAATCACACCGATTAATTTGGTCGTTGTCAACCTCTACCCATTCAAGGAGACAATCCTCAAACCAGATGCGACCTATGCGGATGCGGTTGAAAATATTGATATCGGCGGACCATCTATGCTGCGCTCAGCAGCTAAAAACCATGCCAGTGTGACGGTTGTGGTTGACCCTGCTGACTACGCTGAGGTTCTTGACGAATTGTCAGCGAACGGAGAAACAACTTATGAAACTCGTAAGCGTCTGGCAGCAAAAGTTTTCCGTCACACCGCAGCTTATGATGCCCTCATCGCTGAATATTTCACTGCTCAAGTGGGTGAAGAAAAACCTGAAAAACTAACGCTGACTTATGACCTCAAGCAGCCAATGCGTTACGGTGAAAATCCACAGCAGGATGCGGATTTCTACCAAAAAGCTTTGCCAACTGCTTATTCTATTGCCTCTGCTCAGCAGCTCAACGGTAAGGAATTGTCCTTCAACAATATTCGCGATGCTGATGCGGCTATCCGTGTCATTCGTGACTTTAAAGACCGTCCAACCGTTGTGGCGCTCAAGCACATGAATCCATGTGGTATCGGTCAGGCTGATGACATTGAAACAGCTTGGGATTACGCTTATGAGGCTGATTCAGTTTCGATCTTCGGCGGCATTGTTGTCCTAAACCGTGAGGTTGATGCAGCGACAGCTGAGAAGATGCACGCTATCTTCCTAGAAATCATCATTGCGCCATCTTATACAGACGAAGCGCTAGCTATTCTCACAACCAAAAAGAAAAATCTGCGTATTCTGCAACTTCCCTTTGACGCTCAAGAAGCTAGCGAGGCTGAAAAAGAGTATACTGGCGTGGTTGGTGGCCTCCTTGTGCAAAATCAAGACGTGGTCAAGGAAAGTCCAGCCAATTGGCAGGTCGTTACCAAGCGCCAGCCAACTAAAACGGAAGAAACTGCTCTTGAATTTGCTTGGAAAGCTATCAAGTATGTCAAGTCTAATGGCATTATCGTGACCAATGACCACATGACACTTGGTGTCGGTCCGGGTCAGACCAATCGTGTCGCTTCTGTTCGCATCGCCATTGACCAAGCTAAAGATCGCCTTGACGGGGCTGTTCTTGCTTCTGACGCTTTCTTCCCGTTTGCTGATAACGTTGAAGAAATTGCAGCTGCTGGTATCAAAGCTATCATCCAACCCGGCGGTTCCGTCCGTGACCAAGAGTCTATCGATATGGCTGATAAATACGGCATTGCTATGGTATTTACGGGTGTGAGACATTTTAGACATTGATGGGTATTTAAAAATTAGCTCATTATTAACTGTGATGAATGACTTATCACTAACAACGAGAGGAGATGCAAGTCGTCTTCTCTTTTTGTATGTCTAAAACAATGAGTACTTTAGTTTTAGAAATGATTAAAACGATTTGTTTAAGCTGCTCATGCTTAATCTCGAAAAACTCAGCTTCTCGCTTAACTATCTTTCATACGTTTTATGGTGTTTAAGGCTGTAGTGACCAGTTCATTAACAGGCATTGTTTGGTGATCTGTTTTTAACCATTCATCAAAAATACTGTAGAGACCGCCGATAATGAATCTACTATCATAGGTGATTTGTCTTTGTTCACTGTTTGTGATGTGCCAAGGTGCCATGACAGTGGTATAAGCATCAGGGAGCTTATCATAATACCTTTGCAAGATAAGCACTAGCAGGTTTGCATCCTGCAAAATTTTTAATGACTCAGTGTACTGGCTCCAATACTGAAAGAAAAGGTTCACTAAATCGTCAAAATTAATCAGTTTTTCTGTTTGAAGCTCAATAATGTAGTCTTGGATTAAGCGGTCTAAATAGTTCGTAAGGACTTGCTCTTTTGAATGGTAATAACGATAAAACGTTCGTCTAGCAATCTGGGCATGCTCGCTGAGTTCTGCAATGCTGATATTATGCAGGGATTTCTTAGTTGCTAATAAATCGAACAAGGCTTCCTCCAGCCATTGCCGTGTTTGATATTCCATGGTAGCTCTCCTTTCCTGTCACACTTCTGGTCAAACTGTGCCAATTTCACTTAGTCTCTTGTTTTTGTAACAGTTTGTCTTTATACTAAAAGTGTTGCGCGTGATATATTATTATCATTTATCCTTAACATTGTACAATTGTTAGTTGTTATTAAGGAGGTAAAAATATGAGCATTCTTTTTAATGTTTGGATGCTGCCTATTTTATTTATTTTACATGATTTTGAAGAAATGATCTTTATGCCCTTGTGGAAAAAACGGCATCATCAAAAGTTAGTGACTTTTAAAAAACCGTTCTTTGGCTCTGTTACGCAGGGTTCTGCCTTTGCAGTAGGCGTTTTAGAGGAATTTGTCATCTTGCTGCTTATTTCTGGTCTTTGTCAAATGACCCACAATACCTTACTCTATTTATCTTTTGTAATAGCTTATACATCTCATTTCACGATCCATTATATCATGTGCCTGCGATTTAAGGGCTATGTTCCCGGAGTCGTCACGGCAAGCTTAGAATTGCCAATTGTTTTAATGATTATTTTCTGCTATTGGCCTTCTGACATTTCCCTGCTGTCAGTCATTGTCTATCTTTTCATAGCTATGGCAATAGCTTATACTAATCTTAAAGTCATGCACCAAATCATG
This region of Streptococcus mutans genomic DNA includes:
- the purM gene encoding phosphoribosylformylglycinamidine cyclo-ligase, encoding MTEKNAYAQSGVDVEAGYEVVARIKKHVARTERLGVMGALGGFGGMFDLSQLDVKEPVLISGTDGVGTKLMLAIKYDKHNTIGQDCVAMCVNDIIAAGAEPLYFLDYIATGKNEPAKLEQVVAGVAEGCVQAGAGLIGGETAEMPGMYGEDDYDLAGFAVGVAEKSQIIDGSKVKEGDMLLGLASSGIHSNGYSLVRRVFADYTGEEELPELEGKKLKDVLLEPTRIYVKAALPLIKEELVNGIAHITGGGFIENVPRMFGDDLAAEIEEDKVPVLPIFKALEKYGELKHDEMFEIFNMGIGLMLAVSPEKVDRVKEVLDEPVYELGRIVKKADASVVIK
- the purN gene encoding phosphoribosylglycinamide formyltransferase, with the translated sequence MSKKIAVFASGNGSNFQVIGEQFPVEFVFSDHRDAYVLERAKNLGIKSYAFELKEFDNKIAYEQAIIDLLEKYAIDLVCLAGYMKIVGPTLLAAYQGRIINIHPAYLPEFPGAHGIEDAWNAGVTESGVTIHWVDSGVDTGKVIKQVRVPRLVHDTIESFEERIHAAEYQLYPQVLESLGIERR
- a CDS encoding suppressor of fused domain protein; this translates as MGLFDFFKKKSSSEETPIEDGDKTVVKSEDTDDSAPGWEAIDAEFDRLYPDQPNPLHYGTVVKYMFGGPDPLDGISVYDAGDFWHFVSYGLSELYTKESTDSEYSGYGIELTFKLKKSTNDEEEIKNGCGLLQYVARYIFKTGKVVLPEEYIYMKQTVGIDIQQKSKLTGFLTASDNLAKPLDTPHGKVEFVTLIGATDAELRSVYESETSKLEVRKLLQELGNQITDYNRQSLV
- the purH gene encoding bifunctional phosphoribosylaminoimidazolecarboxamide formyltransferase/IMP cyclohydrolase → MTKRALISVSDKSGIVDFAQELKNLGWEIVSTGGTKVALDKAGIDTIAIDDVTGFPEMMDGRVKTLHPNIHGGLLARRDLDSHVNAMKEHGITPINLVVVNLYPFKETILKPDATYADAVENIDIGGPSMLRSAAKNHASVTVVVDPADYAEVLDELSANGETTYETRKRLAAKVFRHTAAYDALIAEYFTAQVGEEKPEKLTLTYDLKQPMRYGENPQQDADFYQKALPTAYSIASAQQLNGKELSFNNIRDADAAIRVIRDFKDRPTVVALKHMNPCGIGQADDIETAWDYAYEADSVSIFGGIVVLNREVDAATAEKMHAIFLEIIIAPSYTDEALAILTTKKKNLRILQLPFDAQEASEAEKEYTGVVGGLLVQNQDVVKESPANWQVVTKRQPTKTEETALEFAWKAIKYVKSNGIIVTNDHMTLGVGPGQTNRVASVRIAIDQAKDRLDGAVLASDAFFPFADNVEEIAAAGIKAIIQPGGSVRDQESIDMADKYGIAMVFTGVRHFRH
- a CDS encoding TetR/AcrR family transcriptional regulator, with amino-acid sequence MEYQTRQWLEEALFDLLATKKSLHNISIAELSEHAQIARRTFYRYYHSKEQVLTNYLDRLIQDYIIELQTEKLINFDDLVNLFFQYWSQYTESLKILQDANLLVLILQRYYDKLPDAYTTVMAPWHITNSEQRQITYDSRFIIGGLYSIFDEWLKTDHQTMPVNELVTTALNTIKRMKDS
- a CDS encoding HXXEE domain-containing protein; its protein translation is MSILFNVWMLPILFILHDFEEMIFMPLWKKRHHQKLVTFKKPFFGSVTQGSAFAVGVLEEFVILLLISGLCQMTHNTLLYLSFVIAYTSHFTIHYIMCLRFKGYVPGVVTASLELPIVLMIIFCYWPSDISLLSVIVYLFIAMAIAYTNLKVMHQIMPKIQLSLEKYMK